CCTACTTCAATGGCCAGGTCGTCCTGGAGGCCTCGCCGTACCGCCACCCGCCTCCAGGGCGGCCGGGAGGCCCCCCGCTTCTCCTCGGAGATCTCAAGCCCACGGGCTCCCACCTGGCGGAACGGATCGCCAGGGTGAGGCTGCAAGCAGGAGAAAACGCGGTGATCGTGAAGAGCTGCAAGGTCGGCGACGACTTCGGGTTCTTCCTTCGAGCCTTCCTCGAGGACGGCGAGCCGGTGACCGCCGGCGCCGCGGCGGCGAAACCCCGGGATCGCTAGCACCGTGGATTCCCTGGGGGGGCTGGGATAACCTGGACCGTCATGATCCCGATCCGAACCACCGCGATCTCCCTCGTCGGCACGGCGCTCGTGCTCGCGAGCGCCGGCTGCGGAGGATCCTCCCGCCGAGCGGCCGAGGTGAGAACGAACCTCCTCCTCGTGACCCTCGACACCACGCGGGCCGACCGGCTCGGCTGCTACGGGTACAAGCGCGCGGAGACTCCCAGGCTCGACCGGCTCGCGGCCGAGGGAATGCTCGCCGAGCACGCGGTTGCGGTCGCGCCGCTCACGCTCCCGTCGCACGTCTCGATCCTCACGGGGCTCTACCCGCCCCGCCACGGCGTGCGGGACAACGCGGATTTCCGGCTCCCCGGCGTGGAAACGACCCTGGCGGAGCACCTCAAGGGGCAGGGGTACTCCACCGCCGCCGTGGTCGGTTCGCTGGTCCTGTCGGGGTCGCTGGGTCTCGACCAGGGGTTCGACCACTACGACGAGCCGGGAGCGCGGCGCCGGCCGGCGGTGGAAGGAGCCCTCGCCGTCTACCGTCCGATCGTCGAGCGCCCGGCGTCGGAGGTCACCGATGCCGCCATCGCCGCGCTCGACCGGATCGGCGGCGGGCCCTTCTTCCTCTGGGTCCACTACTACGACCCGCACCATCCCTACACTCCCCCACCCCCTTACGCGTCGCGGTTCGCCGACCGTCCCTACGACGGCGAGATCGCCTACGCCGACGCGGAACTCGGCAGGCTTCTGGACGACCTGAAGAGGCGAGGCCTCCTCGATCGGACCCTCGTCGTGGTGACGGCCGATCACGGCGAGAGTCTGGGAGAGCACGGCGAGGAGACCCACGGCCTGTTCCTCTACGACGCGGCGATTCGCGTCCCGCTCATCCTGCGGATGCACGGTGCGATCCCCGAAGGGCGGCGCTTCGACGGGCTCGTGTCGGCCGTGGACCTGGTTCCGACCGCGCTCGACCTGATGTCGCTCCCTCCGCTCGCCGGCACGCAGGGACGGAGCTTCGCGGGGGCGGCGCGGGGGGGAAGCTTGGCGGACCGGGAGCCGGCGTACTCCGAGGCGATCTACGCCGAGCGCGTTTACGGCTGGGCCCCGACCTATGCGCTGCGGGAGGTGTCGTCGAAGTTCATCGAGGCGCCGGAGCCCGAGATCTACGAGCTCGCGG
The DNA window shown above is from Terriglobia bacterium and carries:
- a CDS encoding sulfatase-like hydrolase/transferase, with product MIPIRTTAISLVGTALVLASAGCGGSSRRAAEVRTNLLLVTLDTTRADRLGCYGYKRAETPRLDRLAAEGMLAEHAVAVAPLTLPSHVSILTGLYPPRHGVRDNADFRLPGVETTLAEHLKGQGYSTAAVVGSLVLSGSLGLDQGFDHYDEPGARRRPAVEGALAVYRPIVERPASEVTDAAIAALDRIGGGPFFLWVHYYDPHHPYTPPPPYASRFADRPYDGEIAYADAELGRLLDDLKRRGLLDRTLVVVTADHGESLGEHGEETHGLFLYDAAIRVPLILRMHGAIPEGRRFDGLVSAVDLVPTALDLMSLPPLAGTQGRSFAGAARGGSLADREPAYSEAIYAERVYGWAPTYALREVSSKFIEAPEPEIYELAGDPGETRNLAGSRGADVESWRRRLASVQQGFGRADASARETMDSDARAKLLSLGYLSGGASKVERTSRPDPKRLVAEHVRFLQAKSLVGAGRPKDALALVTQVLRADPENPAALALSGTLLFSGGRREPGLSQLEAAARSAPGVYENQWNLANALHLSGRLAEAARAYRAALALQPSAAEARYALGNALYGTGDAAGAVREYNEALRLGLASPAVHTALASALAASGDLGGAEAALRA